The Anaerolineae bacterium genomic sequence GCAGTATGCAAGCTGAAGACGGATGAGGCACCGTGGTTCACCCTCCGCCACTCCCCGGCTTCACGGGGCAGAGCCGGCATCATATCCATTGGAGCCCGCTTGGCGGTGCTCAACGCGGCGTCGCGCCACAGCTGCTCCGGGGGCCCGACACTGCTCTGCAGCAAGTGTGATTCGCCACACGCCTGCAGTCTACCAGGAGTCCAATCAGAGGCCGAGCGGTCTATGCAGCGCTCTGCGGGGTGCCCTCACAAGGAAGCAGGCCTAACCATTTGCGGCGGCCTTCATGAGTCTGTCCCCTCCAACGTGGGATCGCGCCACTCCTCTTGGTACTGCCCGATCTGCCAGACCAGCTCCATCGTGCCGACCACGCGCTGCAGACTGGAATCCGGCTGCTGTCCACTCTCTATGCAGCGAAGGAAATGCTCTGTCTCCGCCTGAAAGCCGTAGGTGACACGCGTGTCGGTGCCTCCAGTCAGGTCCCGATCGGTGTAGACCATCGGCTGTCGTGCGTCATCCAGCCAAATCTCGACCACCTCAGGTGCCCGCACGTAAGCTGAGATCCGGCGACCATGGAGCTCGAAACGCTCATAGCGGGCACCGGAGGAGCGGTTGGCGGTCAGGATGCCCACTCCTGCGTTCTCAAACTCGATGAGGGCGTGGAAGCTATTCTGCCATGTGGAGTCGAACGACCGAACCACGCTGGACACTCTACTGAAGCTGCCACCGGACCAGTGCAGCCAGTCCACAGAGTGAATCACGTCGGAGACGAGCGTGCTCATGCCATAGTGCGGCGTGCGAAGGTTCTTGTGAAACTCAGCCAGACAGACATTTGTAGGGCCGCGCTCCTCTACTAGATCCCTTGCCCTGACGAGCACTGGGCAGTGCCGCCGGTTGAAGCCCACCATTGAGAGGCAGCCCGCCCTTTCGGCCGCCGCTGCCAGCGCTCGGGTCTCGGCAAGATTGGCCCCAGGCGGCTTCTCCAGGAACACATGCTTCCCTGCAGCTAGACAGTCCAGCACTATCGAGGCTACCTCCAGAGGCGAGACAACCACGT encodes the following:
- a CDS encoding Gfo/Idh/MocA family oxidoreductase, translated to MVKVGIIGSGRMANDVHCPSLVASGRASLEAVCDLDRARAQAAADRFGIRQMYTNYHDLLERSGVEAVYVVVSPLEVASIVLDCLAAGKHVFLEKPPGANLAETRALAAAAERAGCLSMVGFNRRHCPVLVRARDLVEERGPTNVCLAEFHKNLRTPHYGMSTLVSDVIHSVDWLHWSGGSFSRVSSVVRSFDSTWQNSFHALIEFENAGVGILTANRSSGARYERFELHGRRISAYVRAPEVVEIWLDDARQPMVYTDRDLTGGTDTRVTYGFQAETEHFLRCIESGQQPDSSLQRVVGTMELVWQIGQYQEEWRDPTLEGTDS